The Bacteroides fragilis NCTC 9343 genome includes the window CTTCTACCACTACGATTGCGTTGTCCTGAGCTTTATACGACAAAGCTGACTTACGAGCCAATGTCTTAACTTTTTTATTCAGCTTGAAGTAGTAGTCTCTTGGTTTAGGACCAAATACACGTCCACCACCTACGAGTACCGGTGAATTCATGTCACCACGACGAGCACCGCCGCCACCTTTCTGACGACCGATTTTACGAGTAGATCCGCTGATTTCGCTTCTCTCTTTTGACTTGTGAGTACCCTGACGCTGGTTAGCCATAAATTGCTTTACGTCCAGATAGATAGCGTGGTCATTGGGCTCAATTCCGAAGATAGATTCGTTTAACGTAACCTTTCTTCCAGTGTCTTCACCTTTAATGTTATATACGTTAACTTCCATTATTTTTCAATTAATACGATTGAACCTTTGCAACCCGGTACAGAACCCTTGATCAAAAGAAGATTGTGTTCCGCGATTACTTTTAATACCTGTAAGTTTTGAACAGTAACTCTGTCGCCACCCATTTGTCCGCCCATGCGCATTCCTTTGAACACTTTTGCAGGATACGAACAAGCACCGATAGAACCCGGTTTACGGGCACGGTTGTGCTGACCGTGAGTAGATTGACCTACACCACCAAAGCCATGTCTTTTAACTACACCCTGGAAGCCTTTACCTTTAGAAGTACCAACAACGTCTACATAGTCTGCGCCGTCGAACAGTTCTACTGTAACAGTATCACCCAGATTTAACTCGTTTTCAAATTCCTTGAACTCGGCCAAGTGTCTCTTCGGTGTTACTCCAGCCTTTTTGAAGTGACCCATCAACGGTTTAGTTGTATGTTTTTCCTTTTTGTCCTGGAAACCCAACTGAACGGCTGCATAGCCATCTTTCTCTACGGTCTTTACCTGAGTAACAACACAAGGACCTGCTTCGATAACAGTGCATGGTACATTCTTACCATCGGCACTGAAAACGGATGTCATTCCGATTTTTTTTCCTAATAATCCTGGCATTTCACTAATTTTTAAATACTACACTTTAATTTCTACTTCTACACCACTCGGCAACTCTAACTTCATCAGAGCATCTACAGTCTTAGCTGTTGAGCTATAGATATCGATCAGCCTCTTGAATGAAGAAAGTTCAAACTGCTCTCTTGATTTCTTGTTAACGAAAGTAGAGCGGTTTACTGTAAAGATACGCTTGTGCGTCGGAAGGGGAATCGGTCCGCTAACAATAGCACCGGTAGCCTTCACTGTTCTAACGATCTTCTCAGCTGATTTGTCAACCAAGTTGTGGTCGTAAGATTTCAGTTTAATTCTAATTTTCTGACTCATTAGTTCTTTTAATTAATAAATTTATAAATAAGATAAAGCGGCAGGCTAAGAGTCATTCGCTAGCCTGCTGCTTAAGATATTTTAGAGTAAATCAGCACGTCCTTTTACTTCTTCCAATACCGCTTTAGCGATAGAGCTAGAAACCTGAGCGTGATGAGAGTATACCATTGATGAAGTGGCACGACCAGAAGTGATAGTACGCAATGCGGTTACGTAACCGAACATTTCTGCCAACGGAACCATTGCTTTTACGATACGGGCTCCTGAACGGCTTGACTCCATACCTTCAACCTGGCCACGGCGTTTGTTCAAGTCACCGATAACGTCACCCATGTTTTCTTCCGGAGTAACGACTTCCAGCTTCATGATAGGCTCCATCAATACAGGACCTGCCTTAGCACAAGCATTCTTATATGCCTGGATAGCACAGATTTCGAAAGACAACTGGTCAGAGTCAACCGGGTGGAATGAACCATCGACCAAAGTCACTTTCAATGAATCCAGCGGATAGCCAGCCAGCACACCATTCTTCATTGCAGTCTGGAAACCTTTCTGAACTGAAGGAATGAATTCCTTAGGAATGTTACCACCCTTCACTTCATCAACGAACTGCAGACCACCTTGAGTAAAGTCTTCATCAACCGGGCCGATGTTCACAATAATATCAGCGAACTTACCACGACCACCAGATTGTTTCTTATAAACCTCACGCAAGTTAACTGTCTTAGTGATAGCCTCTTTGTAGTTAACCTGAGGTTTACCCTGGTTACATTCTACTTTGAATTCACGTTTCAGACGGTCGATAATGATATCCAAGTGAAGCTCACCCATACCGGAAATAACTGTCTGACCTGTCTGTTCGTCAGTTTTCACTGTGAATGTCGGGTCTTCTTCAGCCAGTTTAGCCAAACCGTTAGACAGTTTGTCCATATCCTTCTGAGTTTTCGGTTCCACAGCAATACCGATTACCGGTTCCGGGAAGTCCATTGACTCAAGAACGATCGGAGCTGTTTCGTCACACAGTGTATCACCAGTGTGAATATCCTTGAAACCTACACCGGCACCAATATCACCGGCACCAATCACTTCTACCGGATTCTGTTTGTTTGAGTGCATCTGGAACAGACGAGAAACACGTTCTTTCTTACCTGAACGAGAGTTGTAGATATAAGAACCGGCTTCAATCTTACCAGAGTATACACGGAAGAAAGTCAAACGTCCTACATACGGGTCAGTAGCGATCTTAAATGCCAAAGCTGAAGTTTTATCGTCTTCGCTCGGTTTACGATCTTCTTCGGCACCGGTATCAGGGTTTGTACCAACTACGTTTTCAGCATCCAACGGAGAAGGCAAGAAAGCACAAACATAGTCAAGCAAAGTCTGTACGCCCTTATTCTTGAATGAAGAACCGCACAACATCGGAACTACAGCCATCTGAACAGTTGCATTGCGAAGAGCTCTCAATACTTCTTCTTCTGTAATAGTAGAAGGATCATCAAAGTATTTTTCCATCAACGCATCATCAAATTCAGCTACTTTTTCAAGCATTTTATCTCTCCATTCGTTGGCTTCGTCAACGAGATTAGCAGGAATTTCTTCTATGGTATAGTCAGCACCCATTGTTTCATCGTGCCAGTAGATAGCTTTCATTTTGATCAGATCAACCAATCCTTTGAAGTTTTCTTCTGCACCGATAGGAATAACAACCGGACACGGATTTGCACCCAAAACAGCCTTCATCTGGCGAACAACTTCAAAGAAGTCAGCACCCGAACGGTCCATTTTGTTAACGTAAGCGATACGCGGTACGTTATATTTGTCAGCCTGACGCCATACAGTTTCCGACTGAGGTTCTACACCACCTACAGCACAGTAAGCAGCAACAGCACCATCAAGGATACGAAGTGAACGTTCTACCTCAGCAGTAAAGTCCACGTGTCCCGGAGTGTCAATCAGGTTGATTTTATAAGTATCACCAGCATACTTCCAACGAGTAGTTGTAGCGGCAGAAGTGATAGTAATACCACGTTCCTGCTCTTGCTCCATCCAGTCCATTGTTGCAGCACCATCGTGTACCTCTCCGATTTTGTGAGTCAATCCGGTGTAGAACAGGATACGTTCAGAAGTTGTTGTCTTTCCGGCATCGATGTGAGCCATGATACCGATATTACGAGTCAAATGTAAATCATTCTTTGCCATTTTCTTTTTCCTTTACTTTAAGTTTTTAATCAAATAGGTATTTCTTATAGTAATTAGAATCTGAAATGAGCAAATGCACGGTTAGCTTCAGCCATTCTGTGCATATCTTCTTTACGTTTGAAAGCACCGCCTTGTTCATTGAATGCATCCATGATTTCAGCAGCCAATTTATCAGCCATAGATTTACCGCCTCTCTTGCGAGCGAACAGAATCAGGTTCTTCATTGAGATTGATTCTTTACGATCCGGGCGAATTTCGGTAGGAACCTGGAAAGTTGCACCACCCACACGGCGTGATTTTACTTCAACTTGAGGAGTTACGTTATCTAACGCTTTCTTCCAGATTTCAAGAGCAGTTTTTTCTTCGTTAGGAAGTTTTGCTTTTACTGTTTCCAGTGCAGCGTAAAAGATTTCATAAGAAGTGTTCTTCTTTCCATCATACATCAGATGGTTTACAAATTTAGAAACCTTCTGGTCATTGAACACGGGATCCGGAAGGATAACGCGTTTTTTTGGTTTTGCTTTTCTCATTTGTTCGAAAAATAATGTTTTTGTTCTTGGTTGTCTATTTCTTGACGTCTTCAACTCCCCCTCCGGGGAATTTACTCA containing:
- the rplD gene encoding 50S ribosomal protein L4 yields the protein MEVNVYNIKGEDTGRKVTLNESIFGIEPNDHAIYLDVKQFMANQRQGTHKSKERSEISGSTRKIGRQKGGGGARRGDMNSPVLVGGGRVFGPKPRDYYFKLNKKVKTLARKSALSYKAQDNAIVVVEDFNFEAPKTKVFVEMTKNLKVSDKKLLVVLPEANKNVYLSARNIEGANVQTISGLNTYRVLNAGVVVLTESSLKAIDNILI
- the rplC gene encoding 50S ribosomal protein L3 is translated as MPGLLGKKIGMTSVFSADGKNVPCTVIEAGPCVVTQVKTVEKDGYAAVQLGFQDKKEKHTTKPLMGHFKKAGVTPKRHLAEFKEFENELNLGDTVTVELFDGADYVDVVGTSKGKGFQGVVKRHGFGGVGQSTHGQHNRARKPGSIGACSYPAKVFKGMRMGGQMGGDRVTVQNLQVLKVIAEHNLLLIKGSVPGCKGSIVLIEK
- the rpsJ gene encoding 30S ribosomal protein S10, which produces MSQKIRIKLKSYDHNLVDKSAEKIVRTVKATGAIVSGPIPLPTHKRIFTVNRSTFVNKKSREQFELSSFKRLIDIYSSTAKTVDALMKLELPSGVEVEIKV
- the fusA gene encoding elongation factor G gives rise to the protein MAKNDLHLTRNIGIMAHIDAGKTTTSERILFYTGLTHKIGEVHDGAATMDWMEQEQERGITITSAATTTRWKYAGDTYKINLIDTPGHVDFTAEVERSLRILDGAVAAYCAVGGVEPQSETVWRQADKYNVPRIAYVNKMDRSGADFFEVVRQMKAVLGANPCPVVIPIGAEENFKGLVDLIKMKAIYWHDETMGADYTIEEIPANLVDEANEWRDKMLEKVAEFDDALMEKYFDDPSTITEEEVLRALRNATVQMAVVPMLCGSSFKNKGVQTLLDYVCAFLPSPLDAENVVGTNPDTGAEEDRKPSEDDKTSALAFKIATDPYVGRLTFFRVYSGKIEAGSYIYNSRSGKKERVSRLFQMHSNKQNPVEVIGAGDIGAGVGFKDIHTGDTLCDETAPIVLESMDFPEPVIGIAVEPKTQKDMDKLSNGLAKLAEEDPTFTVKTDEQTGQTVISGMGELHLDIIIDRLKREFKVECNQGKPQVNYKEAITKTVNLREVYKKQSGGRGKFADIIVNIGPVDEDFTQGGLQFVDEVKGGNIPKEFIPSVQKGFQTAMKNGVLAGYPLDSLKVTLVDGSFHPVDSDQLSFEICAIQAYKNACAKAGPVLMEPIMKLEVVTPEENMGDVIGDLNKRRGQVEGMESSRSGARIVKAMVPLAEMFGYVTALRTITSGRATSSMVYSHHAQVSSSIAKAVLEEVKGRADLL
- the rpsG gene encoding 30S ribosomal protein S7 gives rise to the protein MRKAKPKKRVILPDPVFNDQKVSKFVNHLMYDGKKNTSYEIFYAALETVKAKLPNEEKTALEIWKKALDNVTPQVEVKSRRVGGATFQVPTEIRPDRKESISMKNLILFARKRGGKSMADKLAAEIMDAFNEQGGAFKRKEDMHRMAEANRAFAHFRF